A stretch of the Larimichthys crocea isolate SSNF chromosome IX, L_crocea_2.0, whole genome shotgun sequence genome encodes the following:
- the morn5 gene encoding MORN repeat-containing protein 5 isoform X4, translating to MELMGSKYKGDAKNGRMHGKGEYTFPTETKYVGEMKDGMFHGKGVLHFPNGSKYEATWENGRAQQGSFTFADGLPYQEKDWDYCNGYDRRFYTERCNGLRPAGESQLTDLHPPRVIPDGCYDCGDGFYDPNTRVVTSYTGRFLRNADDSEHEWIVRTCRKAWDEVVAVDPAKSIATRSEETSN from the exons ATGGAGCTCATGGGAAGCAAATACAAAGGAGATGCGAAAAACGGCAG GATGCATGGAAAAGGAGAGTACACCTTTCCCACAGAGACCAAGTATGTAGGTGAAATGAAAGATGGGATGTTTCATGGCAAAGGAGTGCTACACTTTCCAAATGGAAGTAAATATGAGGCCACCTGGGAAAACGGCAGAGCTCAACAG GGGTCATTTACCTTTGCCGACGGTCTGCCATACCAAGAGAAAGACTGGGACTACTGCAATGGTTACGACAGGCGTTTCTACACTGAGAGGTGCAATGGACTCAGACCTGCAG GAGAATCTCAGCTAACTGATCTGCATCCGCCACGCGTCATTCCTGATGGATGTTACGATTGTGGAGATGGTTTCTATGACCCCAATACCAGAGTCGTGACTTCCTACACTGGCAGATTTCTCAGGAATGCAG ATGACTCTGAACATGAGTGGATTGTGCGGACTTGTCGGAAAGCTTGGGATGAGGTTGTTGCCGTTGATCCTGCAAAGTCTATTGCAACCAGATCAGAAGAGACCAGCAActga